One part of the Lotus japonicus ecotype B-129 chromosome 2, LjGifu_v1.2 genome encodes these proteins:
- the LOC130739609 gene encoding piriformospora indica-insensitive protein 2-like yields MKSFKAFSHAIIALFIICLRARSYGQTELDVAPMEKKEKDALYSTIQGFVGDWWNGSDLYPDPCGWTPIQGLSCDLFNGFWYVTAMKVGPIDDNSLRCAKIVQFRPQLFELKHLKALSFIKCFESQHRNPVTIPNGNWEKLAGTLESLEFRSNNGLTGKIPSSFGVLRNLQSLLLLENGLTGEIPPEIGNLSNLKRLVLAGNYFTGKIPDIFSALNQLLILDLSRNSLSGTLPLTLGSLTSLLKLDVSHNHLEGSLLKEFAYLKNLTLMDLRNNTFSGGLTLSFQEMHSLEEMVLSNNPIGGNIRTLKWKNLQNLVILDLSNMGLTGEIPESLSELKRLRFLGLSDNNLTGNLSPKLSSLPCLSALYVSGNNLTGELKFSTEFYGKMGRRFGAWSNPSLCYQVGVMSTSHVPYGVKPC; encoded by the exons ATGAAGAGCTTCAAGGCTTTCAGTCATGCAATCATTGCTCTTTTCATAATCTGTCTAAGAGCAAGGAGCTATGGACAAACAGAACTTGATGTAGCTCCAATGGAGAAAAAAGAGAAGGATGCTCTATACTCCACCATTCAAGGCTTTGTTGGTGATTGGTGGAATGGCTCAGATCTCTATCCAGATCCTTGTGGTTGGACTCCTATTCAG GGGCTCTCTTGTGATTTGTTCAATGGGTTTTGGTATGTCACTGCCATGAAAGTTGGACCTATTGACGACAATTCTCTAAGATGTGCCAAAATTGTACAATTTAGACCACAGTTGTTTGAGCTCAAACACCTAAAAGCTCTATCCTTCATCAAATGCTTTGAATCACAGCACAGGAATCCAGTTACCATCCCCAATGGAAACTGGGAAAAACTTGCAGGCACCTTAGAATCACTTGAGTTCAGATCAAACAATGGTCTAACTGGAAAAATCCCTTCAAGTTTTGGTGTCCTAAGGAACCTTCAGTCACTGTTATTACTAGAAAATGGCTTAACAGGTGAAATTCCACCAGAAATTGGCAACCTCAGTAACTTGAAGAGGCTTGTTCTTGCTGGCAACTATTTCACTGGGAAGATTCCAGATATTTTTAGTGCACTAAATCAGTTATTAATCCTTGATTTGAGTAGAAATTCATTGTCTGGGACTTTGCCTCTGACACTTGGAAGCTTGACTTCCCTTTTGAAGCTTGATGTGAGCCATAACCATTTGGAGGGGAGTTTGTTGAAGGAATTTGCTTATCTTAAGAATCTAACCCTTATGGATCTAAGGAACAACACTTTCTCGGGTGGATTGACCTTGAGTTTTCAAGAGATGCATTCTTTAGAAGAAATGGTTCTGTCCAACAATCCAATAGGTGGAAACATCAGGACCTTAAAGTGGAAAAATCTTCAGAACTTGGTAATTTTGGATCTCTCTAACATGGGATTGACAGGGGAAATTCCTGAGTCTCTATCAGAATTGAAGAGGTTGAGATTTTTGGGGCTCAGTGACAACAACCTCACAGGAAACCTTTCACCAAAACTATCATCTCTTCCTTGTCTCAGTGCACTCTATGTTAGTGGAAACAATTTAACTGGAGAGCTTAAATTCTCTACAGAGTTTTATGGAAAAATGGGAAGGCGTTTTGGGGCTTGGAGC
- the LOC130739610 gene encoding protein MIZU-KUSSEI 1, with protein MKTIMAAKSPHDSSLSFSRRYFHWKKKPSDEDDEEEILNNLSSSSHYPEDDDHKEEHDPHHKLRIQMQAELAAVLPAEEKKKKNHSNSKSRFKSALTVFTKSRSLHSSGHLGTRVVGTLFGYRRGHVHFAFQEDPKLSPAFLIELATPTSVLVREMASGLVRIALECEKKPGTGTGSKKGVKLLEEPLWRTYCNGRKCGYANRRECGPEEWKILKAVEPISMGAGVLPVPENGNGAGGSESEGEIMYMRARYERVVGSKDSEAFYMMNPDGSGGPELSIYLLRV; from the coding sequence ATGAAGACCATAATGGCCGCTAAATCCCCTCATGACTCTtcactctccttctccagaagGTACTTCCATTGGAAGAAGAAGCcttcagatgaagatgatgaggaagaAATCCTCAACAACCTCAGCTCATCCTCACATTACCCTGAAGATGATGATCACAAAGAAGAACATGATCCTCATCACAAACTCAGAATCCAAATGCAAGCTGAACTAGCTGCTGTTTTACCagcagaggagaagaagaagaagaatcactCCAACTCCAAGTCCAGGTTCAAATCAGCTCTCACAGTCTTCACCAAGAGCCGCTCACTCCACAGCTCCGGCCACCTCGGCACGCGCGTGGTGGGCACGCTCTTCGGCTACCGTCGCGGCCATGTCCATTTCGCATTCCAGGAGGATCCAAAGCTCAGCCCTGCGTTCTTAATCGAGCTAGCAACACCCACAAGCGTTTTGGTGAGGGAAATGGCTTCTGGGCTGGTGAGAATCGCGTTGGAGTGTGAGAAGAAACCAGGGACAGGGACAGGGAGCAAAAAGGGTGTGAAGCTGTTGGAGGAACCGCTATGGAGGACGTACTGCAATGGAAGAAAATGTGGGTATGCGAACAGGCGTGAATGTGGGCCGGAGGAGTGGAAGATTTTGAAGGCGGTGGAGCCGATTTCAATGGGTGCCGGCGTGTTGCCGGTGCCGGAAAATGGGAATGGAGCTGGTGGGTCCGAGTCTGAAGGTGAGATCATGTATATGAGAGCTAGGTATGAGAGGGTTGTAGGGTCTAAGGACTCTGAAGCTTTCTACATGATGAACCCTGATGGGAGTGGGGGACCTGAGCTCAGCATTTACTTGCTTAGAGTTTAA
- the LOC130739611 gene encoding nudix hydrolase 1: protein MDNNGDQPVPRVAVVVFLLKGRSVLLGRRRSAVGNSTFALPGGHLEFGESFEECAAREMKEETGLEIGKAAELLTVTNNVMLEQPKKCHYVTVFMRVVVDAAADQVPQNLEPEKCDGWDWYDWDHLPHPLFGPLHKMVSSGFHPFPL from the exons ATGGACAACAACGGAGACCAACCAGTGCCGAGGGTGGCGGTGGTCGTGTTTCTCTTGAAGGGAAGATCTGTCCTCCTCGGCCGCCGCCGCTCCGCCGTCGGAAACTCCACCTTCGCCCTTCCCGGCGGCCACCTCGAATtcg GGGAGAGCTTTGAGGAATGCGCGGCGAGAGAGATGAAGGAGGAAACGGGATTGGAGATTGGAAAAGCTGCAGAGCTGTTGACGGTGACCAACAACGTGATGTTGGAGCAGCCGAAGAAGTGCCACTACGTCACCGTGTTCAtgagggtggtggtggatgcGGCGGCAGATCAGGTGCCGCAGAATCTTGAACCTGAAAAGTGTGATGGTTGGGATTGGTATGATTGGGACCATTTGCCACACCCTTTGTTTGGGCCTCTTCACAAGATGGTCAGTTCGGGCTTTCATCCATTTCCTCTCTGA